A region from the Salvia splendens isolate huo1 chromosome 15, SspV2, whole genome shotgun sequence genome encodes:
- the LOC121767721 gene encoding dehydrodolichyl diphosphate synthase CPT3-like: MEKQSSNLATQLIEGLCSFLRKCICAILSAGSLPRHVAFIMDGNRRYAKKEGLLEGHGHRVGFTALMNMLKYCYEMNVKYVTVYAFSIENFKRRPEEVQSTMQLIQEKIESLLEKESIVNQYGVRVHFIGNLKLLSKPVRLAAERAMNATAHNSTATLAICIAYTSTDEITNSVEEACKVKMDELGGNETDSKEPHIDVADVEKHMYMAVAPDPDIIIRSSGETRLSNFLLWQSASSLLYSPRALWPEIGFYHLVRAILDFQRNVTSLETKLKQS; encoded by the coding sequence ATGGAGAAACAGAGTAGTAACCTTGCAACTCAATTGATTGAAGGTTTGTGTAGTTTTCTGCGCAAATGTATTTGTGCAATTCTTTCTGCTGGTTCTCTTCCAAGGCATGTGGCATTTATCATGGATGGAAATCGAAGATATGCCAAGAAGGAAGGCTTACTTGAAGGACATGGGCATAGGGTTGGATTCACAGCTCTTAtgaatatgttgaagtattgcTATGAGATGAATGTCAAGTATGTTACTGTGTATGCTTTCAGCATTGAAAACTTCAAACGACGTCCAGAAGAAGTCCAATCCACTATGCAGTTGATACAGGAAAAGATTGAATCATTGCTTGAGAAAGAGAGTATTGTCAACCAGTATGGAGTGAGAGTGCACTTCATTGGAAACCTTAAACTTTTGAGCAAACCCGTCAGGCTCGCTGCTGAAAGAGCTATGAATGCCACTGCACATAATTCGACGGCCACGCTTGCAATATGCATTGCCTACACATCAACAGATGAAATAACAAATTCTGTCGAAGAAGCATGTAAAGTAAAAATGGATGAACTAGGAGGGAATGAAACTGACAGCAAGGAGCCTCATATTGATGTGGCAGATGTCGAGAAACATATGTATATGGCAGTTGCACCTGATCCAGATATTATAATCCGCTCGTCCGGTGAGACTCGACTAAGCAATTTCCTCCTGTGGCAGAGTGCATCTTCCCTTCTTTACTCCCCAAGGGCGCTTTGGCCAGAGATTGGGTTTTACCATTTGGTCCGAGCAATCTTGGACTTCCAAAGGAATGTCACTTCTTTGGAAACTAAGCTGAAACAGAGTTAG
- the LOC121767722 gene encoding protein DA1-related 1-like, which produces MMSWLTKILKGPSHRISKGQYHGKYEDDTIWEGPPITADQLSDFDKEELDRAIALSIAEVNGKEKGKKVVDSDSQLDEDEQLAMALQESWNVESSPQSSPPRSPPPQSPPPRSPSPQSPPPRSPSSQPPSPRSPSPQPPSPRSPSPQSPPHQSPPPQPPPTRSPQFDYGTFVPPSPFYYPSGYRICAGCNSEIGHGRYLSCMGAVWHPGCFCCHACNQAISDYEFSLSDNRPFLKSCYKDMHHPKCDVCKNFIPTNAAGLIEYRAHPFWHQKYCPSHEHDGTPRCCSCERMEPVDARYLVLEDGRKLCLECLDSSIMDTHECQPLYLEIQEFYEGLMMKVEQQVPLLLVERQALNEAMEGEKTGHHFMPETSGLCLSEEQTVNTILRRPKIGGQRITGMFPEPYKLVRKCEVTAILILYGLPRLLTGSILAHEMMHAWLRLKGYPNLSPEVEEGICQVLAHMWLDSEIIAGSGSNAASSSSAPSTSASSSGSSKKGKRSDFEKKLGEFFKHQIESDSSEAYGGGFREGNKAVLKYGLRSTLDHIRLTESFPC; this is translated from the exons ATGATGAGCTGGCTAACCAAGATCCTTAAAGGCCCCAGCCACCGAATCTCAAAAGGGCAATATCATGGGAAATATGAAGATGATACAATTTGGGAAGGACCTCCGATTACAGCG GATCAATTGTCAGATTTCGATAAGGAAGAACTTGATAGAGCAATTGCACTTTCAATTGCTGAAGTAAATGGcaaagagaaaggaaaaaaagttGTAG ATAGTGATTCTCAGTTGGACGAAGATGAGCAGCTTGCTATGGCTCTGCAAGAAAGTTGGAATGTGGAATCCTCCCCTCAATCATCCCCACCCCGATCACCTCCTCCTCAATCACCTCCCCCTCGATCACCTTCACCTCAATCGCCTCCCCCACGATCACCTTCGTCTCAACCGCCTTCTCCTCGATCACCTTCACCTCAACCACCTTCTCCTCGATCACCTTCACCTCAATCACCTCCACATCAATCACCTCCACCTCAACCACCTCCAACTCGGTCACCTCAATTTGATTATGGAACTTTTGTACCACCTTCTCCATTCTACTATCCTTCAGGATACAG AATCTGTGCTGGTTGCAATAGTGAAATTGGCCATGGAAGATACTTGAGTTGCATGGGAGCTGTTTGGCATCCAGGATGTTTCTGTTGTCATGCTTGCAACCAAGCAATATCTGATTATGAG TTTTCCTTGTCTGATAATCGTCCTTTCCTTAAATCTTGCTACAAGGACATGCACCACCCCAAATGTGATGTTTGCAAGAATTTT ATTCCCACGAATGCTGCTGGACTTATAGAGTACAGAGCTCATCCTTTCTGGCATCAGAAGTACTGCCCTTCACATGAACATGATGGAACACCCCGCTGCTGCAGCTGTGAAAGAATGG AACCTGTAGATGCCAGATATCTAGTTCTTGAGGATGGAAGGAAGCTCTGTCTCGAGTGTTTAGACTCGTCAATAATGGATACACATGAGTGCCAACCACTTTACCTTGAAATACAAGAATTTTACGAAGGTTTAATGATGAAAGTGGAGCAGCAAGTGCCATTACTCTTGGTTGAGAGACAAGCACTGAATGAAGCCATGGAAGGAGAGAAAACT GGTCATCACTTCATGCCGGAGACAAGTGGCCTTTGCCTGTCAGAAGAGCAAACTGTCAACACG ATACTGAGGCGACCCAAAATAGGAGGACAACGGATAACAGGCATGTTCCCTGAGCCTTACAAGCTCGTTCGAAAATGTGAAGTAACAGCAATTCTCATTTTGTATGGTCTGCCTAG GTTACTGACGGGGTCGATCCTGGCTCACGAAATGATGCATGCTTGGCTTCGTCTTAAAG GTTATCCGAATCTAAGTCCAGAAGTTGAAGAAGGTATCTGCCAAGTGCTAGCTCACATGTGGTTGGATTCAGAGATCATTGCTGGCTCTGGTAGCAATGCAGCTTCGTCATCATCTGCTCCCTCAACCTCAGCATCCTCGTCTGGCTCTTCGAAGAAGGGGAAGAGGTCTGACTTCGAGAAAAAACTTGGCGAGTTCTTCAAACACCAAATAGAATCAGACAGTTCAGAAGCATACGGAGGCGGTTTCAGGGAAGGCAACAAGGCGGTGCTCAAATATGGGCTGAGGAGCACTCTCGATCACATTCGGCTCACCGAGAGTTTTCCTTGTTAA
- the LOC121768723 gene encoding probable ATP-dependent RNA helicase ddx47: MEEELDHSEEELWEETCMGAAERPITEEEKIFTEEELIEIAQKISMAEAYTYAAQIPMTEQVKTITEEEEIKIAQKISKAETYTDAAQIQQVKTSTEEEEEIESGEKISKENTYTDAAKIRVTEEEKTFTEEETAEKTFKDLGLTYDINKLAELQHIAQQVVDAIVGLSLSRTRTSQRNMKPCSNLQRICCKIVLDLEGLACGQALERVVGDDEVQCEAIPIALAGRDVIGLAQTRSGKTGAFAIPIIQSLLEAPEAFLACVLLPTRELAIQIAEQFEVLGAGIGLKCAVLVGGVDQAQQSIALGKRPHIVVG; encoded by the exons ATGGAGGAAGAATTAGATCATTCGGAGGAAGAATTATGGGAGGAAACATGTATGGGAGCTGCTGAACGTCCTATTACGGAGGAAGAGAAAATATTTACGGAGGAGGAATTAATTGAAATAGCTCAGAAAATATCCATGGCAGAAGCATATACTTATGCTGCTCAAATTCCTATGACAGAGCAAGTGAAAACAATTACGGAGGaggaagaaattaaaatagcTCAGAAAATATCCAAGGCAGAAACATATACAGATGCTGCTCAAATTC AGCAGGTGAAAACATCtacggaggaggaggaggaaatAGAATCAGGTGAGAAAATATCCAAGGAAAATACATATACAGATGCGGCTAAAATCCGTGTGACGGAGGAAGAGAAAACATTTACGGAGGAGGAAACAGCTGAGAAAACATTCAAAGATTTGGGG CTCACGTATGACATCAACAAACTGGCCGAACTGCAACACATAGCTCAGCAAGTAGTTGACGCCATCGTTGGGTTGAGCCTGAGTCGGACACGCACATCTCAACGGAACATGAAGCCTTGCTCCAACTTGCAACGCATTTGCTGCAAAATCGTTCTGGACTTGGAGGGCTTGGCATGTGGACAAGCCCTGGAACGTGTTGTTGGCGATGACGAAGTACAGTGTGAGGCCATACCTATTGCTTTAGCGGGAAGAGATGTGATCGGGCTCGCCCAAACCCGGTCGGGCAAAACCGGCGCATTCGCGATTCCGATCATCCAATCGCTTCTCGAAGCTCCGGAGGCGTTTTTGGCCTGCGTGCTGTTGCCGACGCGTGAACTCGCCATTCAGATAGCCGAGCAGTTCGAAGTCCTGGGTGCCGGAATTGGCCTCAAATGTGCTGTG CTTGTGGGAGGTGTAGACCAAGCACAGCAGAGTATTGCCCTTGGAAAGCGGCCGCACATTGTTGTGGGTTGA
- the LOC121768103 gene encoding lysM domain receptor-like kinase 4 has product MNWPQFIVFLISCLPLAMGQQPYIRNLIEDCEIRDNNNSALGYTCNGPRPSCQAYLTFRARPPYDNLASISALLSVNVSQLAQLNSISENSALEAERMLLVPVTCSCSGQLYQANASYTVQPNDGYLVIANNTFQGLSTCQALQVQNDFAANALQVGARLHIPLRCACPTQAQADDGVNYLLSYVLQFGQFVDVIRELFTVDTRTILTANSLLETDLVFPYTTLLVPLENPPNSTQVTAPPPPPPPSASPPPDTGGGSSSKTWIYVVVGVVGGLLALLAVGMVFLLRRRRQRRAAEAVASPQRFQSVEKPLNKEADDESEDFLESISSIAQSLKVYPFQQLREATDDFSPACLIKGSVYRGTINGDLAAIKKMSGGDVSKEITLLNKINHSNLIRLSGVSFNEGNWYLVYEYASNGALVDWLHNKGSESILSWDRRLQIALDVAAGLNYLHLYTSPPHIHKDLNSSNVLLDDEFRAKIVNFGLARAAEGQEGQFALTRHIVGTKGYMAPEYLENGVVSPKLDVYSFGVMLLEILTGKQVSELYEEVGMRLPEVWAPVLSEGGQEKISSLMDPLLLGNYPSNLVLVLFRMIDGCLKKDPTARPSMEDVFQSLSRVSGEWAVSISEPGASPR; this is encoded by the coding sequence atgaATTGGCCTCAATTCATCGTCTTCCTAATCTCATGCCTGCCTCTGGCTATGGGGCAGCAGCCATACATCCGCAACCTCATCGAAGATTGCGAAATCAGAGACAACAACAACTCCGCCCTCGGCTACACCTGCAACGGCCCCCGCCCCTCCTGCCAAGCCTACCTCACTTTCCGCGCCCGCCCTCCCTACGACAACCTCGCCTCCATCTCCGCCCTTTTATCCGTAAACGTATCCCAGCTCGCTCAACTCAACTCAATCTCTGAAAACTCTGCCCTAGAAGCCGAGCGCATGCTGCTGGTCCCCGTCACATGCTCCTGCTCCGGCCAGCTCTACCAAGCCAACGCCTCCTACACTGTCCAGCCCAACGACGGCTACCTTGTCATCGCCAACAACACGTTCCAGGGCTTGTCCACATGCCAAGCCCTCCAAGTCCAGAACGATTTTGCAGCAAATGCGTTGCAAGTTGGAGCAAGGCTTCATATTCCGTTGAGATGTGCGTGTCCGACTCAGGCTCAAGCCGACGATGGCGTCAACTACTTGCTGAGCTATGTGTTGCAGTTCGGCCAGTTTGTTGATGTCATACGTGAGCTGTTTACCGTTGATACGAGGACAATTTTAACAGCGAATAGCTTGTTGGAAACTGACCTCGTTTTTCCATACACCACTCTTTTGGTTCCTCTTGAGAACCCTCCGAATAGTACTCAGGTGACAGCACCTCCTCCGCCACCTCCACCTTCGGCCTCCCCTCCCCCGGATACGGGTGGTGGCTCGTCGAGCAAGACATGGATATATGTAGTGGTTGGCGTTGTTGGAGGGCTTCTTGCTTTGCTTGCTGTGGGGATGGTTTTCCTCCTCCGGAGGAGGAGGCAGAGGAGGGCAGCGGAGGCTGTTGCATCGCCACAGAGGTTTCAATCTGTTGAAAAACCGTTGAACAAAGAGGCTGATGATGAGTCTGAGGACTTTCTTGAGAGTATTTCTAGCATAGCACAGTCTCTTAAGGTCTACCCTTTCCAGCAGCTGAGAGAAGCAACGGACGATTTCAGCCCGGCTTGTTTGATCAAAGGCTCTGTTTATCGAGGCACCATCAATGGAGATCTTGCTGCCATCAAGAAAATGAGTGGTGGAGATGTCTCCAAAGAAATCACTTTGTTGAACAAGATCAATCACTCCAATCTCATCCGTCTCTCCGGTGTATCCTTCAACGAGGGCAACTGGTATCTTGTCTACGAGTACGCCTCAAATGGGGCGCTCGTGGATTGGCTTCACAACAAGGGCAGTGAAAGCATTCTTAGCTGGGATAGGAGACTGCAGATTGCTCTTGATGTGGCTGCTGGTCTGAACTACCTCCATCTTTACACTTCGCCTCCGCACATTCACAAGGATCTCAACAGCAGCAACGTCCTCCTTGATGACGAGTTCAGAGCCAAGATCGTGAATTTTGGGCTGGCTAGAGCTGCAGAGGGTCAGGAGGGCCAGTTTGCATTGACAAGGCACATAGTTGGGACGAAGGGCTACATGGCACCCGAGTATTTGGAGAATGGAGTAGTCTCTCCTAAGCTTGATGTGTACTCGTTTGGTGTTATGTTGCTGGAGATTCTCACCGGGAAACAAGTCTCTGAATTGTATGAAGAGGTGGGCATGAGGTTACCAGAGGTATGGGCTCCGGTGCTGTCTGAAGGCGGACAGGAGAAGATAAGCAGCTTGATGGATCCTTTGCTGCTCGGAAACTATCCTTCTAACCTTGTCCTTGTGCTGTTCAGAATGATCGATGGGTGCCTCAAGAAAGATCCGACTGCTCGCCCAAGCATGGAGGACGTTTTCCAGTCCCTCTCGAGAGTTTCTGGTGAATGGGCAGTTAGCATATCAGAGCCAGGTGCTTCTCCTAGATAA
- the LOC121768104 gene encoding UPF0603 protein At1g54780, chloroplastic-like encodes MNQSKMLNSHNHGMHGPLASTQISQTPMETILSPRSCSLLKTRPFPRFHPKSSCSLKPICCNLRKQPFQSIQASSSDKPAAWISNVQQGLAALAISLALNFSLPALTGGALASEFDVLNDGPPKESYVVDDAGVLSRVTKSDLKRLLTDLESRKGFHINIVTVRKLTSKADAFEYADQVLEKWYPTIEEGNNKGIVVLITSQKEGAVTGGPEFIKAVGDSILDSIVSDNLPVLATDEKYNEAVYSSASRLVAAIDGLPDPGGPATKDYKRESNFKTREETDEKRGQFTLVVGGLLVIAFVVPMAQYYAYVSKK; translated from the exons ATGAACCAGTCAAAAATGTTGAACTCCCATAACCACGGAATGCATGGTCCTCTCGCATCAACCCAAATTTCTCAAACTCCCATGGAAACCATACTCTCTCCACGCTCGTGCTCTCTTCTAAAGACTCGTCCTTTTCCCCGTTTCCATCCCAAATCCAGCTGCTCCCTCAAACCCATTTGCTGCAATCTCAGAAAACAGCCTTTTCAATCGATCCAAGCCTCGTCTTCGGACAAGCCCGCGGCTTGGATTTCCAATGTGCAACAGGGTTTAGCTGCGCTCGCCATTTCTTTGGCCCTTAATTTTTCCTTACCGGCTCTAACCGGCGGCGCACTCGCGTCTGAATTTGATGTCCTCAACGATGGCCCTCCGAAGGAATCGTACGTCGTGGATGATGCGGGCGTGCTCAGCCGCGTTACCAAGTCGGATTTGAAGAGGCTGTTGACGGATTTGGAGTCCAGAAAAGGCTTCCACATTAATATCGTCACTGTGCGCAAGCTCACT AGCAAAGCTGACGCGTTTGAGTACGCTGATCAAGTATTAGAAAAATGGTATCCCACGATCGAGGAGGGAAACAACAAAGGCATAGTAGTGCTCATCACCAGTCAAAAGGAAGGTGCAGTTACAGGCGGACCTGAATTCATCAAAGCCGTTGGTGATTCTATTCTTGATAGCATTGTATCTGACAATCTTCCGG TCCTAGCTACAGATGAAAAGTATAATGAGGCGGTTTATAGTTCTGCCTCACGTTTAGTGGCTGCCATAGACGGCCTTCCTGATCCCGGCGGTCCAGCGACTAAAGACTATAAAAGAGAATCTAACTTCAAGACAAGGGAAGAGACGGATGAGAAACGCGGCCAATTCACCCTTGTAGTTGGAGGTTTACTAGTAATTGCTTTTGTTGTTCCTATGGCGCAATACTATGCATATGTGTCTAAGAAGTGA
- the LOC121768105 gene encoding dehydrodolichyl diphosphate synthase CPT3-like isoform X1 encodes MEKQSSNLATQLIEGLCSFLRRCICAILSAGSLPRHVAFIMDGNRRYAKKEGLLEGDGHRVGFTALMNMLKYCYEMNVKYVTVYAFSIENFKRRPEEVQSTMQLIQEKIESLLEKESIVNQYGVRVHFIGNLKLLSKPVRLAAERAMNATAHNSTATLAICIAYTSTDEITNSVEEACKVKMDELGGNEIDSKELHIDVADVEKHMYMAVAPDPDIIIRSSGETRLSNFLLWQSASSLLYSPRALWPEIGFYHLVRAILDFQRNVTSLETKLKQS; translated from the coding sequence ATGGAGAAACAGAGTAGTAACCTTGCAACTCAATTGATTGAAGGTTTGTGTAGTTTTCTGCGCAGATGTATTTGTGCAATTCTTTCTGCTGGTTCTCTTCCAAGGCATGTGGCATTTATCATGGATGGAAATCGAAGATACGCCAAGAAGGAAGGCTTACTTGAAGGAGATGGGCATAGGGTTGGATTCACAGCTCTTAtgaatatgttgaagtattgcTATGAGATGAATGTCAAGTATGTTACAGTGTATGCTTTCAGCATTGAAAACTTCAAACGACGTCCAGAAGAAGTTCAATCCACTATGCAGTTGATACAGGAAAAGATTGAATCATTGCTTGAGAAAGAGAGTATTGTCAACCAGTATGGAGTGAGAGTGCACTTCATTGGAAACCTTAAACTTTTGAGCAAACCCGTCAGGCTCGCTGCTGAAAGAGCTATGAATGCCACTGCACATAATTCGACGGCCACGCTTGCAATATGCATTGCCTACACATCAACAGATGAAATAACAAATTCTGTCGAAGAAGCATGTAAAGTAAAAATGGATGAGCTAGGAGGGAATGAAATTGACAGCAAGGAGCTTCATATTGATGTGGCAGATGTCGAGAAACATATGTATATGGCAGTTGCACCTGATCCAGACATTATAATCCGCTCGTCCGGTGAGACTCGACTAAGCAATTTCCTCCTGTGGCAGAGTGCATCTTCCCTTCTTTACTCCCCAAGGGCGCTTTGGCCAGAGATTGGGTTTTACCATTTGGTCCGAGCAATCTTGGACTTCCAAAGGAATGTCACTTCTTTGGAAACTAAGCTGAAACAGAGTTAG
- the LOC121768105 gene encoding dehydrodolichyl diphosphate synthase CPT3-like isoform X2, producing the protein MDGNRRYAKKEGLLEGDGHRVGFTALMNMLKYCYEMNVKYVTVYAFSIENFKRRPEEVQSTMQLIQEKIESLLEKESIVNQYGVRVHFIGNLKLLSKPVRLAAERAMNATAHNSTATLAICIAYTSTDEITNSVEEACKVKMDELGGNEIDSKELHIDVADVEKHMYMAVAPDPDIIIRSSGETRLSNFLLWQSASSLLYSPRALWPEIGFYHLVRAILDFQRNVTSLETKLKQS; encoded by the coding sequence ATGGATGGAAATCGAAGATACGCCAAGAAGGAAGGCTTACTTGAAGGAGATGGGCATAGGGTTGGATTCACAGCTCTTAtgaatatgttgaagtattgcTATGAGATGAATGTCAAGTATGTTACAGTGTATGCTTTCAGCATTGAAAACTTCAAACGACGTCCAGAAGAAGTTCAATCCACTATGCAGTTGATACAGGAAAAGATTGAATCATTGCTTGAGAAAGAGAGTATTGTCAACCAGTATGGAGTGAGAGTGCACTTCATTGGAAACCTTAAACTTTTGAGCAAACCCGTCAGGCTCGCTGCTGAAAGAGCTATGAATGCCACTGCACATAATTCGACGGCCACGCTTGCAATATGCATTGCCTACACATCAACAGATGAAATAACAAATTCTGTCGAAGAAGCATGTAAAGTAAAAATGGATGAGCTAGGAGGGAATGAAATTGACAGCAAGGAGCTTCATATTGATGTGGCAGATGTCGAGAAACATATGTATATGGCAGTTGCACCTGATCCAGACATTATAATCCGCTCGTCCGGTGAGACTCGACTAAGCAATTTCCTCCTGTGGCAGAGTGCATCTTCCCTTCTTTACTCCCCAAGGGCGCTTTGGCCAGAGATTGGGTTTTACCATTTGGTCCGAGCAATCTTGGACTTCCAAAGGAATGTCACTTCTTTGGAAACTAAGCTGAAACAGAGTTAG